In one window of Gemmatimonadota bacterium DNA:
- the aroF gene encoding 3-deoxy-7-phosphoheptulonate synthase, protein MLIVMHTDASEDQVRRVCDTIQEMGYAARPMPGKQRTTVGLVGNDGRVDGSRFEALPGVAEVIHVSKPYKQVSREWRPEPTVVKLAGGLAIGGEEVVVMAGPCSVESEAQILAAAEAVRAAGATVLRAGAFKPRSSPYSFQGLGTEGLRLLARARAETGLRIVTEAMDPEGAERVAEVADIIQVGARNMQNYSLLKKVGRLGKPVLLKRGLSATIQELLLSAEYILAEGNPQVILCERGVRGFDAATRNLFDLSAIPVVKAASHLPIVADPSHGTGHREMVTPMARAAVAAGADGLLVEVHPAPDRALSDGAQSLYPEQFARMMKEVRLIAEAIGRRVALPAGVPA, encoded by the coding sequence ATGCTGATCGTGATGCACACCGACGCGAGCGAGGACCAGGTCCGCCGCGTCTGCGACACCATCCAGGAGATGGGCTACGCCGCCCGGCCCATGCCGGGCAAGCAGCGCACCACCGTCGGCCTGGTGGGCAACGACGGCCGGGTGGACGGCTCGCGGTTCGAGGCGCTGCCGGGCGTGGCCGAGGTGATCCACGTCTCCAAGCCGTACAAGCAGGTGTCGCGGGAGTGGCGCCCGGAGCCCACCGTCGTGAAGCTCGCGGGCGGCCTGGCGATCGGCGGTGAGGAGGTCGTGGTCATGGCCGGCCCCTGCTCGGTGGAGAGCGAGGCCCAGATCCTGGCCGCCGCCGAGGCCGTACGCGCCGCGGGAGCCACCGTGCTGCGCGCCGGGGCCTTCAAGCCGCGCTCCTCCCCGTACTCGTTCCAGGGGCTGGGCACCGAGGGGCTGCGGCTCCTGGCCCGGGCCCGGGCCGAGACCGGCCTGCGAATCGTCACCGAGGCGATGGACCCCGAGGGGGCGGAACGGGTGGCGGAGGTGGCCGACATCATCCAGGTCGGCGCCCGCAACATGCAGAACTATTCGCTGCTCAAGAAGGTGGGCCGGCTGGGCAAGCCGGTGCTGCTCAAGCGCGGCCTGTCGGCCACCATCCAGGAGCTGCTGCTCTCCGCCGAGTACATCCTCGCCGAGGGCAACCCGCAGGTCATCCTGTGCGAGCGCGGCGTCCGCGGGTTCGACGCCGCCACGCGCAACCTGTTCGACCTCTCCGCCATCCCGGTGGTGAAGGCCGCCTCGCACCTGCCGATCGTGGCCGATCCCAGCCACGGCACCGGGCACCGCGAGATGGTGACCCCGATGGCGCGCGCGGCGGTGGCGGCGGGCGCCGACGGCCTCCTCGTGGAGGTCCATCCCGCCCCGGACCGTGCGCTGTCCGACGGCGCCCAGAGCCTCTACCCGGAGCAGTTTGCCCGGATGATGAAGGAAGTGCGCCTGATCGCCGAGGCCATCGGCCGCCGGGTGGCGCTCCCGGCCGGGGTGCCCGCGTGA
- a CDS encoding outer membrane lipoprotein carrier protein LolA, translated as MKALLAALLLLAAPPQADPDPRVLIEKAARAYRAINSFTADFTQVIADSMIGTYESRGRIVQAGESRLAMRFTDPNGDAIMMDGEHIWVYTPSTTPGQVLRLKLPTDPTYGPNVLAWILTDPARRYESRYLRNDQVAGRGADVLVLTPRDRTLPFREAVVWLDQFDNLPRRLEIRERGGQVRTLTFTGVQTSRRVGPETFTFRAPDGVRIVDQ; from the coding sequence GTGAAGGCGCTCCTCGCCGCGCTCCTCCTCCTGGCCGCGCCGCCGCAGGCCGACCCGGACCCGCGGGTCCTGATCGAGAAGGCGGCCCGCGCCTACCGGGCGATCAACTCCTTCACCGCGGACTTCACGCAGGTGATCGCGGATTCGATGATCGGCACCTACGAGAGCCGCGGCCGGATCGTCCAGGCCGGCGAGTCACGGCTCGCGATGCGCTTCACCGACCCGAATGGCGATGCGATCATGATGGACGGGGAGCACATCTGGGTCTATACCCCGAGCACCACCCCGGGCCAGGTGCTGCGGCTCAAGCTCCCCACCGACCCGACCTACGGCCCGAACGTGCTGGCCTGGATCCTCACCGACCCCGCCCGGCGCTACGAAAGCCGCTACCTCCGCAACGACCAGGTGGCCGGCCGCGGCGCCGACGTGCTCGTCCTTACGCCCAGGGACCGCACCCTGCCGTTCCGTGAGGCAGTGGTCTGGCTCGACCAGTTCGACAACCTGCCCCGCAGGCTCGAGATCCGGGAACGGGGCGGCCAGGTCCGCACCCTCACCTTCACCGGCGTGCAGACCAGCCGCCGCGTCGGACCCGAGACATTCACCTTCCGCGCCCCTGACGGGGTGCGAATCGTCGACCAGTAG
- a CDS encoding DUF2520 domain-containing protein, translating into MIAIVGGGRMGRGLARALGEAGERVELASGRGPGAGEAADVAGGATTVILAVPDDAIATVARGLAERGAVTADQVVLHLSGLHDHHALQPLVPSGAALGSFHPLQTIADPDTAAARWRGAYAAIEGQPRAVAEAERLARLLALIPIPLPPGAKPRYHAGGVFASNYLVVLAAIAARVAEDAGVDPSLAARIYLPMMRGALENLERLPPAEALTGPVRRGDVATVVRHLAELPVAERETYAVLGMEAVRLAEAAGLEAGRVAELRALLRAALP; encoded by the coding sequence ATGATCGCGATCGTCGGCGGCGGCCGCATGGGCCGCGGGCTGGCGCGGGCGCTGGGCGAGGCCGGGGAGCGGGTGGAGCTGGCCTCGGGACGCGGCCCTGGTGCTGGCGAGGCGGCGGACGTGGCCGGCGGCGCCACCACGGTGATCCTGGCGGTGCCCGACGATGCCATCGCGACCGTGGCCCGCGGGCTCGCGGAGCGGGGAGCCGTCACCGCGGACCAGGTGGTGCTCCACCTCTCCGGCCTGCACGACCACCACGCGCTCCAGCCGCTCGTACCGTCTGGCGCCGCCCTGGGCTCGTTCCACCCCCTCCAGACGATTGCCGATCCGGATACTGCCGCCGCCCGCTGGCGTGGTGCCTACGCCGCGATCGAGGGACAGCCCCGGGCGGTCGCCGAGGCGGAGCGACTGGCGCGGCTGCTGGCGCTCATCCCGATCCCGCTGCCGCCAGGCGCCAAGCCCCGATACCACGCCGGCGGGGTGTTCGCCTCGAACTACCTGGTGGTCCTGGCCGCGATCGCCGCCAGGGTGGCGGAGGATGCCGGCGTGGACCCGTCGCTGGCGGCGCGGATCTACCTTCCGATGATGCGCGGGGCGCTGGAGAACCTGGAGCGCCTGCCGCCGGCCGAGGCGCTCACCGGCCCGGTACGGCGAGGCGACGTGGCCACGGTGGTCCGTCACCTGGCGGAGCTGCCGGTGGCGGAACGGGAGACCTACGCCGTGCTGGGGATGGAGGCGGTCCGGCTGGCGGAGGCGGCGGGGCTCGAGGCGGGTCGCGTTGCGGAGCTTCGGGCGCTGCTCCGCGCGGCGCTTCCGTAG
- a CDS encoding sulfite exporter TauE/SafE family protein, producing MLSAVAGVGGGVLMVPFLYAVYAGTQVTPSAQTVVAHATSLGVAFVTSSIGTWRYGLARAIAWRPAAAYALPGVFSAFVVARILTKVGEAHWVRAAFGGFLLFSAWDLARRARQRRVEQDTTPATHSWGWLVAVGFVGGALSALLGIGGGLIAVPVLLYVGKLPIKSVAPTALAGVCLTTLSGGLGYLTAGEGPPVSSWMAGFLDLRMALPLALGAAVTVPLGVRVNRQASPPTLYWLFATIFAGIGLWLLVAWRSGQQG from the coding sequence GTGCTGTCGGCGGTGGCGGGGGTGGGCGGCGGGGTGCTGATGGTGCCCTTCCTGTACGCGGTCTATGCCGGCACGCAGGTGACTCCCTCCGCCCAGACGGTCGTGGCCCACGCGACCAGTCTGGGCGTGGCGTTTGTGACCTCCTCCATCGGCACCTGGCGCTACGGGCTGGCGCGGGCCATCGCCTGGCGTCCGGCGGCGGCCTACGCCCTCCCCGGGGTGTTCTCGGCGTTCGTGGTGGCGCGCATCCTCACCAAGGTGGGGGAGGCGCACTGGGTCCGTGCCGCGTTCGGCGGCTTCCTCCTCTTTTCCGCCTGGGACCTCGCGCGCCGCGCGCGGCAGCGGCGCGTGGAGCAGGATACCACCCCGGCGACGCATTCCTGGGGGTGGCTGGTGGCGGTGGGGTTCGTCGGCGGCGCCCTGTCGGCGCTCCTCGGCATCGGGGGCGGGCTGATCGCGGTGCCGGTCCTGCTGTACGTCGGCAAGCTGCCGATCAAGTCGGTGGCCCCGACCGCGCTCGCGGGCGTCTGCCTCACCACGCTCTCCGGAGGGCTCGGCTACCTCACGGCCGGGGAGGGTCCGCCCGTCTCGTCGTGGATGGCGGGCTTCCTGGACCTTCGGATGGCGCTGCCGCTGGCGCTCGGGGCGGCGGTCACGGTTCCCCTCGGCGTCCGGGTCAATCGCCAGGCCAGCCCGCCGACCCTCTACTGGCTCTTCGCCACGATCTTCGCTGGCATCGGGCTCTGGCTGCTCGTGGCGTGGCGCTCTGGACAGCAGGGATGA
- a CDS encoding S41 family peptidase produces the protein MRQRWGLIALVAVISFFTGGWLLQRGTSRDGDVYQQARLFDDVLSHVSAYYVDSIPQSELYQRATTGMLEQLKDPYSVLLQNDDYKQLTETTTGNYGGLGIQIDVRDGWITVVAPLPETPAERAGVETGDQIISVDSKSTEGWTNDQAVKALRGTPGSSVELKIRRAGFAQPIAYQLTRATIHVRSVPPGNLFPGNIGYISLNPVAESSTQELRREIGALLGKGMKSLVLDLRGNPGGLLDQGVKVADLFLDSEQEIVSTRGRARGATKQFSDQARQEWPTLPIVVLVNDGTASAAEIISGALQDHDRAVVVGVPTFGKGLVQTLFPFSENTALKLTTGRWYTPSGRTIQRKVRSEEDQASVAAADAAHKPGDSTAADSARPLYHTDSGRLVRGGGGIVPDLIVRQDSLTDEERTFATALASKFTEYRDAITATALQIKTDKGVTSEGFSVTPAMRAEVLRRLRAKGVEVTSETFAKAGTLIDEQLGYEIARYVFGRPAEFRRRAHDDRQMQVALDLLGRAQTPKDLLSVAMTQAASAAPPASRN, from the coding sequence ATGCGGCAGCGATGGGGGCTGATCGCCTTGGTGGCGGTCATTTCGTTCTTCACGGGCGGCTGGCTGCTCCAGCGGGGCACCTCCCGGGACGGCGACGTCTACCAGCAGGCGCGGCTGTTCGACGACGTGCTGTCGCACGTCAGCGCCTACTATGTCGACTCGATCCCGCAGAGCGAGCTGTACCAGCGGGCCACCACCGGCATGCTGGAGCAGCTCAAGGACCCGTATTCGGTCCTGCTGCAGAACGACGACTACAAGCAGCTGACCGAAACGACCACCGGCAACTACGGCGGCCTGGGCATCCAGATCGACGTCCGGGATGGCTGGATCACCGTGGTGGCACCGCTGCCCGAGACGCCGGCCGAGCGGGCCGGGGTCGAGACTGGCGACCAGATCATCTCCGTGGATTCCAAGTCCACCGAGGGCTGGACCAACGACCAGGCGGTCAAGGCGCTCCGGGGCACGCCCGGCAGCAGCGTCGAGCTCAAGATCCGCCGCGCCGGGTTCGCGCAGCCGATCGCCTACCAGCTCACCCGGGCCACCATCCACGTGCGTTCGGTCCCGCCGGGCAACCTCTTCCCCGGCAACATCGGCTACATCTCGCTCAATCCCGTCGCCGAGAGCTCCACGCAGGAGCTGCGGCGGGAGATCGGCGCGCTGCTCGGCAAGGGTATGAAGAGCCTGGTCCTCGACCTGCGCGGCAACCCGGGGGGCCTGCTCGACCAGGGGGTCAAGGTCGCGGACCTGTTCCTCGACAGCGAGCAGGAGATCGTCTCCACCAGGGGCCGGGCCCGGGGCGCCACCAAGCAGTTCTCCGACCAGGCACGACAGGAATGGCCCACGCTGCCGATCGTCGTGCTGGTCAACGATGGCACCGCCAGCGCGGCGGAGATCATCTCCGGCGCCCTGCAGGACCACGACCGCGCGGTGGTGGTGGGCGTGCCCACCTTCGGCAAGGGCCTGGTCCAGACCCTCTTCCCCTTCTCCGAGAACACCGCGCTCAAGCTGACCACGGGCCGGTGGTACACCCCGAGCGGGCGGACCATCCAGCGCAAGGTCCGGAGCGAAGAAGACCAGGCGTCGGTGGCGGCGGCCGACGCCGCCCACAAGCCCGGGGACAGCACGGCGGCCGACTCCGCCCGGCCGCTCTACCACACCGACAGCGGGCGCCTGGTGCGGGGGGGCGGCGGTATCGTCCCCGACCTCATCGTCCGGCAGGATTCGCTCACCGACGAGGAGCGGACGTTCGCCACGGCGCTGGCGTCCAAGTTCACCGAGTATCGTGACGCGATCACGGCGACCGCGCTGCAGATCAAGACGGACAAGGGGGTCACCAGCGAGGGCTTCTCGGTCACCCCGGCGATGCGGGCGGAGGTGCTCCGCCGGCTGCGGGCCAAGGGCGTCGAAGTGACGTCCGAGACCTTCGCCAAGGCGGGGACGCTGATCGACGAGCAGCTCGGCTACGAGATCGCGCGGTACGTCTTCGGGCGGCCCGCGGAGTTCCGCCGCCGGGCGCATGACGACCGCCAGATGCAGGTGGCGCTCGACCTCCTCGGCCGGGCCCAGACCCCGAAGGACCTGCTCTCCGTGGCGATGACCCAGGCCGCTTCCGCGGCCCCGCCGGCCTCGCGGAACTAG
- the tmk gene encoding dTMP kinase, with protein sequence MTPGGFLVVEGPEGAGKSTLVHALADRLRAAGRDAVLVREPGGTPVAERIREVLLDPAQPIEPVSELYLFLAARADLVARVIGPALAAGQTVIADRFQLSTEAYQCGGRGIDRALFLAANRAATGGLQPDLTLVLDLPPELGFDRIRQAGQGLDRIERAGREFHERVGAVFRNATGPGVAHLDAALPPEQLLRAAWEAMVAAGVGAGGAAAG encoded by the coding sequence ATGACGCCGGGCGGCTTCCTCGTGGTCGAGGGGCCGGAGGGGGCGGGGAAGAGCACGCTCGTCCACGCCCTGGCCGATCGGCTGCGCGCGGCCGGCAGGGACGCGGTGCTGGTGCGCGAGCCCGGAGGCACCCCGGTGGCGGAGCGGATCCGGGAAGTGTTGCTCGACCCGGCGCAGCCGATCGAGCCCGTCAGCGAGCTGTACCTCTTCCTGGCGGCGCGGGCCGACCTGGTGGCGCGGGTGATCGGCCCCGCGCTGGCCGCCGGCCAGACGGTGATCGCGGACCGCTTCCAGCTGTCCACCGAAGCCTACCAGTGCGGCGGGCGCGGCATCGACCGGGCGCTCTTCCTGGCCGCCAACCGGGCGGCCACCGGGGGCCTCCAGCCGGACCTGACCCTGGTCCTCGACCTGCCGCCGGAACTCGGCTTCGATCGCATCCGTCAGGCCGGACAGGGGCTGGACCGGATCGAACGCGCGGGCCGGGAGTTCCACGAACGGGTCGGCGCGGTGTTCCGGAATGCGACCGGCCCCGGCGTGGCCCATCTGGACGCCGCGTTGCCGCCGGAACAGCTCTTGCGAGCGGCTTGGGAGGCGATGGTCGCTGCCGGGGTGGGGGCGGGCGGGGCCGCGGCAGGTTAG
- a CDS encoding YlbF family regulator, with amino-acid sequence MIWDKAEELGRMIGQTQEYKALRRAESALREDAEAQAKVELIQKLARQMDELVSQGQMPDQATAETYETAVRELEVSPTGQAYAVARANFEKVMIRVNQLIGQGMEKGASSSIITLG; translated from the coding sequence GTGATCTGGGACAAGGCAGAGGAACTGGGCCGGATGATCGGCCAGACGCAGGAGTACAAGGCGCTGCGGCGGGCCGAAAGCGCGCTCCGGGAGGACGCCGAGGCCCAGGCCAAGGTGGAGCTGATCCAGAAGCTCGCGCGCCAGATGGACGAACTGGTCTCGCAGGGCCAGATGCCCGACCAGGCCACCGCCGAGACCTACGAGACCGCCGTCCGCGAGCTCGAGGTGAGCCCGACCGGACAGGCCTACGCCGTGGCCCGCGCCAACTTCGAGAAGGTCATGATCCGGGTGAACCAGCTCATCGGCCAGGGGATGGAGAAGGGCGCCAGCAGCAGCATCATCACCCTCGGATGA
- the prmC gene encoding peptide chain release factor N(5)-glutamine methyltransferase has product MTEAPPRAALIDEGAARLREQGITEPRREAVRIWADLAGLPSYTLPADDAPPAPEAIARFRQAVTRRAAGEPHAYVTGIAGFRRLTLRADRRALIPRPETEGLVELVLAQAGTGQVIDVGTGSGCIALALADEGRYRLVVGMDRSRDALGLAAENRSRTGLGVVLLAGDLLAAVGPGTMDAVVSNPPYLSEAEYQALDSSVRDHEPRAALASGGDGLADTRRLLGQAVRVLRPGGVVALEIDATRAAASLALAAAAGLAMATVRDDLFGRARYLLARRSESS; this is encoded by the coding sequence GTGACTGAAGCGCCGCCCCGGGCCGCCCTGATCGACGAGGGAGCGGCCCGGTTGCGGGAGCAGGGGATCACGGAGCCGCGCCGCGAGGCGGTCCGGATCTGGGCCGACCTGGCCGGCCTGCCGAGCTACACCCTCCCGGCCGACGACGCGCCGCCCGCACCCGAGGCGATTGCGCGGTTCCGGCAGGCGGTCACCCGGCGGGCGGCAGGGGAGCCGCACGCGTACGTCACCGGCATCGCGGGCTTCCGCCGACTGACCCTGCGCGCGGACCGGCGGGCCCTGATCCCGCGCCCCGAGACCGAGGGCCTGGTGGAGCTGGTGCTGGCCCAGGCCGGCACCGGTCAGGTGATCGACGTCGGCACCGGATCGGGGTGCATCGCGCTGGCGCTGGCGGACGAGGGCCGGTATCGGCTGGTCGTGGGCATGGACCGCTCGCGGGACGCCCTCGGGCTGGCGGCGGAGAACCGGTCCCGGACCGGGCTCGGCGTGGTGCTCCTCGCGGGCGACCTGCTCGCGGCGGTCGGGCCCGGAACGATGGACGCGGTGGTTTCGAATCCGCCCTATCTTTCCGAGGCGGAGTATCAGGCGCTGGACAGCAGCGTCCGGGACCACGAGCCGCGCGCGGCGCTGGCCAGCGGGGGCGACGGCCTGGCCGACACGCGCCGCCTGCTGGGGCAGGCGGTCCGGGTGCTCCGGCCCGGGGGAGTGGTGGCGCTGGAGATCGATGCGACCCGTGCGGCGGCCAGCCTGGCGCTGGCCGCGGCGGCGGGCCTGGCGATGGCGACGGTGCGGGACGACCTTTTCGGCCGCGCGCGGTACCTCCTCGCGCGGAGGAGCGAATCATCGTGA
- the prfA gene encoding peptide chain release factor 1 codes for MEARLRQALGRAEEVATALADPSTAADPAKLRALGREHNRLAPVVQLADRLQKLQDALAQARELAGEADPELAALVQDDLDRLPVEIAPLEAQLHELLLPRDPLDDRDAIVEIRAGTGGDEAALFAADLFRMYQRFLQRRGLTVEIISLSDGTSGGIKEAIFAARGDDAFGQLRREAGVHRVQRVPATESAGRIHTSAATVAVLPEAEEVDVTIHPNDLRIDVFRSGGPGGQSVNTTDSAVRITHLPTGLVVSQQDQKSQLQNKLKAMEVLRARLLDRRIAEQEAARSRDRRAMVGTGDRSAKIRTYNYPQSRVTDHRINLSVHDLPGVLDGKLDEFIDALRMASRQEQLGD; via the coding sequence GTGGAGGCCCGACTCCGCCAGGCGCTCGGCCGGGCGGAGGAGGTCGCCACCGCGCTGGCCGACCCCTCGACCGCGGCCGATCCCGCCAAGCTCCGCGCGCTCGGGAGGGAACACAACCGGCTGGCGCCGGTGGTCCAGCTCGCCGACCGGCTGCAGAAGCTGCAGGATGCCCTGGCACAAGCTCGGGAGTTGGCCGGTGAGGCCGATCCCGAGCTTGCCGCATTGGTGCAGGACGACCTCGACCGCCTGCCCGTCGAGATTGCCCCGCTTGAGGCCCAGCTCCACGAGTTGCTGCTCCCCCGTGACCCGCTCGACGACCGTGACGCCATCGTCGAGATCCGCGCCGGCACCGGCGGCGATGAGGCGGCCCTGTTCGCCGCCGACCTGTTCCGCATGTATCAGCGGTTCCTGCAGCGACGAGGCCTGACCGTCGAGATCATCTCCCTCAGCGACGGCACCTCCGGCGGGATCAAGGAAGCCATCTTCGCGGCGCGCGGCGACGATGCCTTCGGGCAGCTGCGGCGGGAGGCGGGCGTGCACCGGGTGCAGCGGGTGCCCGCGACGGAGTCGGCGGGCCGCATCCACACGTCGGCCGCGACGGTGGCGGTGCTGCCGGAGGCGGAGGAGGTGGATGTCACCATCCACCCCAACGACCTGCGCATCGACGTGTTCCGCTCGGGCGGCCCCGGGGGCCAGAGCGTGAACACCACCGACAGCGCGGTCCGCATCACCCACCTCCCGACCGGCCTGGTGGTCTCGCAGCAGGACCAGAAGTCGCAGCTCCAGAACAAGCTCAAGGCCATGGAAGTGCTCCGGGCCCGGCTGCTCGACCGTCGCATCGCCGAGCAGGAGGCGGCCCGGTCCCGCGATCGCCGGGCGATGGTGGGCACCGGCGACCGCTCGGCCAAGATCCGCACCTACAACTATCCGCAGAGCCGGGTGACCGACCACCGGATCAACCTCTCGGTGCACGACCTCCCGGGCGTGCTCGACGGCAAGCTCGATGAGTTCATCGACGCGCTGCGCATGGCGAGCCGCCAGGAGCAGCTCGGTGACTGA
- the rpmE gene encoding 50S ribosomal protein L31, which produces MKANVHPVYHKLMVKCACGNEFETRSTSSNVHVEICAKCHPYFTGRQRLVDTQGRVDRFRKKYSGDKAAAGPQG; this is translated from the coding sequence GTGAAGGCGAACGTCCATCCGGTCTACCACAAGCTGATGGTGAAGTGCGCGTGCGGGAACGAGTTCGAGACCCGCTCCACCAGCAGCAACGTGCACGTCGAAATCTGCGCCAAGTGCCACCCCTACTTCACCGGCCGCCAGCGTCTGGTGGATACCCAGGGTCGGGTGGATCGCTTCCGCAAGAAGTACTCGGGCGACAAGGCCGCCGCGGGCCCCCAGGGCTAG
- a CDS encoding Crp/Fnr family transcriptional regulator, with the protein MPLFASMRESDITAFAELVRERSYPKGSVIVFEDDPGDALFLVAAGQVKVVLIGEDGREVILSVLSEGSFFGEMALIDDQPRSATVIAMTDAAVLVLRREDFQTRLRTSPEVAIALMRELSRRLRRADEKIGSLVLLDVNGRVADLILRMAEEEGGDRVTKKITHHVIAQMIGSSRETVSRTMRDFVERDLIQVTRKEITITNRQLLERAAGRS; encoded by the coding sequence GTGCCGCTGTTCGCGTCGATGCGCGAAAGCGACATCACCGCTTTCGCGGAACTCGTCCGGGAGCGAAGCTATCCCAAAGGCAGCGTGATCGTCTTCGAGGACGACCCCGGCGACGCCCTCTTCCTGGTCGCGGCCGGCCAGGTCAAGGTGGTGCTCATCGGCGAGGACGGCCGGGAGGTCATCCTGTCGGTGCTCAGCGAGGGCAGCTTCTTCGGGGAGATGGCGCTGATCGACGACCAGCCCCGGTCGGCCACGGTCATCGCCATGACCGACGCCGCGGTCCTGGTGCTGCGCCGGGAGGACTTCCAGACCCGGCTGCGCACCTCTCCCGAAGTGGCCATCGCCCTGATGCGGGAGCTGTCGCGGCGGCTCCGCCGGGCGGACGAGAAGATCGGCAGCCTGGTGCTGCTCGACGTCAACGGCCGGGTGGCCGACCTCATCCTGCGCATGGCGGAGGAGGAGGGCGGCGACCGGGTCACCAAGAAGATCACCCACCACGTCATCGCCCAGATGATCGGCTCCAGCCGGGAAACCGTCTCCCGGACCATGCGGGACTTCGTGGAGCGGGACCTGATCCAGGTCACCCGGAAGGAAATCACGATCACCAACCGTCAGTTGCTGGAGCGGGCCGCCGGACGTTCGTGA
- a CDS encoding MBL fold metallo-hydrolase has translation MAYTVTFWGTRGSIPTPGVHTARYGGNTSCVAVTGARDQLVILDAGSGIRLLGRELMRVASMPMNLDILLSHTHWDHIQGLPFFQPLNTRGNSVRIYGAAQAGVPLEEILDRQMDPVVFPVPLKALAADLRITEISGGRFEIDGFLVEAFRLRHPGTTLGYKLVPARGGRTIAYLTDNELGLGGSYDVPPDWRRELVRFLGGVDTLIHDGMYSEAMIESRAGWGHSTPEQAVDLAAEAGVRRLVLFHHEPEHDDGAVDALVIGARSYAAARAPGLQLEAAMEGMSLTL, from the coding sequence GTGGCCTACACCGTCACCTTCTGGGGGACCCGGGGATCGATCCCGACGCCAGGCGTGCATACCGCGCGGTACGGCGGGAACACCTCCTGCGTGGCGGTGACCGGCGCCAGGGACCAGCTCGTCATCCTCGACGCGGGCAGCGGCATCCGGCTGCTCGGTCGGGAGCTGATGCGCGTGGCCTCGATGCCGATGAACCTCGACATCCTCCTCTCGCACACGCACTGGGACCACATCCAGGGCCTGCCCTTCTTCCAGCCGCTGAATACCCGGGGCAACAGCGTGCGGATCTACGGGGCGGCCCAGGCGGGGGTCCCGCTGGAAGAGATCCTGGACCGCCAGATGGACCCGGTGGTGTTCCCGGTGCCGCTCAAGGCCCTCGCGGCCGACCTGCGGATCACCGAGATCAGCGGCGGGCGGTTCGAGATCGACGGCTTCCTGGTGGAGGCGTTCCGGTTGCGGCACCCCGGGACCACCCTGGGTTACAAGCTCGTGCCGGCCAGGGGGGGGCGCACCATCGCCTACCTGACCGACAACGAACTGGGCCTGGGGGGCAGCTACGACGTGCCCCCGGACTGGCGCCGGGAGCTGGTGAGATTCCTGGGTGGGGTGGATACGTTAATCCACGATGGGATGTACTCGGAGGCCATGATCGAGTCGCGGGCCGGCTGGGGGCATTCCACCCCCGAGCAGGCGGTGGACCTGGCGGCCGAGGCGGGCGTGCGGCGACTGGTGCTGTTCCACCACGAGCCGGAGCATGATGACGGGGCGGTGGATGCCCTGGTGATCGGAGCCCGGAGTTACGCGGCGGCGCGTGCCCCGGGCCTGCAGCTGGAAGCCGCCATGGAAGGGATGTCCCTGACCCTCTGA
- a CDS encoding ABC transporter permease: MIDFLAALGRGTARWLARVGLLARFAFEAGASLGTLPGAGRRVAARVLLNQLRFTALEAVGLIVLLSGVLSYLTISSTLAQLDKVGASELIGKLMVVVIVRELGPLLTAIAVVGRSGTAITAELATNTVLGEVRALKGMGIDPYHYLVLPRLFGCIASVVTLMVLFDVIALLGGYLAAGVFAGMSGSRYLGIVLANLTTQDVVLTVLKGVLFGLVIGTIPAYEGLMVRRGPTEIPQAVIRGTVHSLAVIFILAAVIVGLLGG; the protein is encoded by the coding sequence GTGATCGACTTTCTCGCGGCCCTGGGACGCGGGACGGCGCGCTGGCTGGCCCGGGTTGGCCTGCTGGCGCGCTTCGCCTTTGAGGCCGGCGCCTCGCTCGGGACGCTGCCAGGCGCGGGGCGGAGAGTCGCCGCCCGGGTGCTGCTCAACCAGCTCCGGTTCACGGCCCTGGAGGCGGTGGGACTGATCGTCCTCCTTTCCGGGGTGCTCAGCTACCTGACGATTTCAAGCACCCTGGCCCAGCTGGACAAGGTCGGCGCCTCGGAACTGATCGGGAAGCTGATGGTGGTGGTGATCGTCCGCGAACTGGGCCCGTTGCTCACGGCCATCGCCGTGGTGGGCCGGAGCGGCACCGCCATCACCGCCGAACTGGCGACGAACACGGTGCTGGGCGAGGTCCGCGCCCTCAAGGGCATGGGGATCGATCCCTACCACTACCTGGTGCTGCCGCGGCTCTTCGGCTGTATCGCCTCGGTGGTGACGCTGATGGTGCTGTTCGACGTGATCGCCCTGTTGGGGGGCTACCTCGCGGCGGGGGTCTTCGCCGGGATGAGCGGCTCGCGCTACCTCGGCATCGTGCTGGCCAACCTGACCACGCAGGACGTCGTCCTCACCGTGCTCAAGGGCGTGCTCTTCGGCCTGGTGATCGGGACCATCCCGGCGTACGAGGGGCTGATGGTACGGCGGGGCCCGACGGAGATCCCCCAGGCGGTGATCCGGGGGACGGTGCATTCGCTGGCGGTGATCTTCATCCTGGCCGCCGTGATCGTGGGGCTCCTCGGCGGATGA